The Colletotrichum destructivum chromosome 7, complete sequence genome contains the following window.
AAGTTGTCGCCCGCGTACCGCGGCATTTGTCGGCGCACGTCTTCCGCGTCGAAGTCGTCAACCGACCTGAACCGCCCCGTCATGATGCCCCGGCCAAGCGGCGAGTAGGCGAAGACGGTGACGCCTAGCTCGCGGCAGGTCTGCAGCAGGTtcgtgccggcggcgccttcgaTCTCGAGGGACCACGGGTTGTACTCGACCTGCACGGCCGAGATGGGATGGACCGCGTGGGCGCGTCGGagggtggccgaggagcatTCCGAGATGCCCAAGTACTTGATCTTGCCCTCGCTTTCAGAAGCATTAGCAGGTCGATTTTCATTTTTGCCCGTCGGGGGGGACGACGtggcttttttttcttcttcctttttttctttcttttttctttcctttggGCAGACTCACTTCTTCAGCTTGACCATCTCCTCGATTGTCTTCTCGATGGGAGTCACCTCATCCAGACGGTGGACGTAGTACAGGTCGATGCTATCTACCCTGAGCCTCTGCAGGCTGCGCTCGCACGCCTCGCGACAGTATGCAGGCGAGCTGTCGATCTTGAGGCTGTACgagccggcgtcgccgaacACGACGCGCAGGCCAAACTTGCTCGCCAGGAAGATGTCGGCGCGGCGCTCGGGGTGTCGCGCGAACCACTTGCCGAGGACGTCCTCGTTGTCGCCGTAGGCATCCGCCGTGTCCCAGTTCGTGGCGCCCAACTCCCACGCGCGGTCGAGAAAGGCGAGACGTTCTTCGTCAGGCCTGGGTTGTTGCATTAGCTGGTGTAATCTGTTGGAGGCCTCGGAAGTACGTACAATGGCTTGCCGTAGGCGACGCTGAGTCCCATCAAACCCACGCCGATTGCGGTAATCTCAGGGCCCGTCTTGGCTAAGCGGCGGGCGGGAAGGCTTGCTGGAGGTGACATGTTGTCTTTCGTTGTAGGTTGAGGAGCTGGTGAGATAGTGATTGGCAGCAGTGGTGATGGATGAGAGTTGCTTCGATTCTTGCTGAACGGAATCTCAGTGCATGGAACGCTGGCAAGCTTTATACAACTCCAACTCATGCGGGACTCGAGGGATGTGGGCTGTAACGCTTCGAAGCAGGCGGATGCAATTACAATTATTGGATTTGGAGGGCGTGATGTCCACGACAGTGAGAATGTGTTTTTGTAGCTATGGCGTCCCTGGTCATGGCGGATGTAAACGAGCTGCTGACAGAGGGAGTTCAACGTTCTTTACCAATCCTCTGGGAGGAGGAAAGCAGGCGGCTGCTCCAGTGCGGGAAATGCGGCCGCATCAGCCGCAATCGGCCCCACTACACCTTCTTAACTCCGGCGGGGCCCCCTCCACCCTCACGACATGACGCTCAGGGGGGCTTACAAGAAGATCGAGAAACAAGGGGTCGCCCAAGGACTCAGTTGTTGTTCGAGAAACAAACACTTTCCCACTGTTTGTCCTCAAGGGCACAAGGGCATCAAGGGCATTGGGTTTCTAATGTGCTTTGTTCAGCGATCAAGCAAGAATAGCCCCTAGTCCCGGGGAACAGAGGAGGAACTTGAGAATACCATATCCCAGCGGCTTTGTCCACTCAGCGTCATATACACGCTGTAGTCTTTTCTCGACCTCAAAAACAGAATCACAGAACCAACCGTCGTTGGAGCTTTCACCATACAGACCTCCGAGACTTCCAATAACCCCTCTCCCTTTCACCCCATCACTAACCATCCCGCAATCCCGCAGGCCGGAGACcacctcccacccccccggACCTGTCGCTCAGGGCCTACCCACCCAAGGGATCACTCCGCAGTCATGACCCTAATCACCCATATCCTCTCCGTCCTCTGGCCGCCtgccatcttcttcgtcctcctcagcATCCTCGTCCGCCCCCTCGAGTCCGTCTTCTACCACGCCGACCTCTGCGCCGCGTACCacctcttcgccgccgcctccgtctaCCTCACAGCCTGGCTCAACGCCATCGTCAAAACCTCGCCcccgctccgccgccgcctccgcgagatccgcgacgacgccgacctcctccaccgcctcggcgccccCAACcgggtcctcgtcgaggcctaCCTCGGCGGCTACTTCCTGCTGCCGAACCTCGTCGGCCCCATCTGGATCTGCTGggtcgccaacgccgacagccggcgcctcgacgacctcgcccaCCTGTACGgcttcgccatcggcctcCTGCACGCGCCCCTGCTGGCGAGCCTGGCTGTGAAGCTCGTCGTGCCCTCGGTCTTCCATGTCCTCTGCTGGTCCGTCGTCAGGGTCTCGCGCCTCGTGTGGCAGACGTCCGGGTACATCCCTTCCGACCCTGCCGTCGCAGTGCAGAGGTGCCTCGCGGCGCTGCACGGCTGGCTCGAGAGCGTCCCCGGCCGGGTCGTGGAGATGGTCGACCGGGACGTTCTGAGGACCGAGTGGGTCTTCATGAAGCTGGTGACGGCCTTCGTCCTCGCCTCCTGCCTGGGCATGCTATACACAATGACAATCGAACTCTACAGGCCGTACCTGCAGCGTCTTGCCGTCCACGTCACCGCGCGGGTCATCATATTCGTCGGGGACGCCATCTTGAACGTTGGCTGGTGGGTCGAGGGCATCGTGGTCAAGAGGGGGCTCTGGGAGGGCATCGGCCTCTGGGAGACCATGGATATCATGCGCGATAACACCCTGGTAACGTACTAATGGTCTTGCAAGTGAAATCTTTTTAGTGACTACTTATACAcggggtttttttttttttatctAGCAGGCTGTAATGGTGCAAGTCCTGGTATGGTCGAGTTGGGTACTTGGGGAACGAGACCGAATATCCGAGTCAGCTGTTTGGGTCGGATCCAAGGTGAGCATGCTACATAAAGGGCCCTATGGactgactctctctctctctctctctctcagacttgccaaaagaaagaaaaaatgATGCGAGCAAATCTTAAAATCCACTTTGGAGATTGCAGCTTTGGTGCGCGATGTGCCGGAAAGGAAGGAATCTTATCTCCAGCTGGTGGGGTCCGATATTCCCGTGTTTCGGGGCGAAGAAAAGTTGCGTATGAAAAATGTGGTTTCTATCCGAAATAATTGAATTCCTTGACTAGTTAGGCACAATCATTAATATGACTACGCAACGACGGATTGTGAGAAACACATGCATAGATCTCTTTGACACCAAGTCTTAGCGGTGTCGTTGCAAGTGGAAGGAGACTTTATTAGTGCTATTCCTACTAGAACTAGTGCTACTGGTGCTACTGGTACAACTACTactgttgttgctgctgctgctgctgttacTACATGTACCTTCAAtactgctgctgatgctACTTTTCTTATCCTTATCATTACAACTCTTATTCTTACTACTGTTGCTGTTATTCCTTCTGATTTTATATGTATTTCTTTGTGAAAATGCTTTGCAAAACGTAAGAAGGCAATTATCATACACATGTACGGGTCATGAGAAGGGGACCTCCTTGACGTTCATTGGCATTCTATCTTGTCACCCACTTGCCTGGATACTTATTCTAACAGCTTGACTTTCCGCTCATTGCGATTCATCCCTCGGGCTTGGATTCCTCATCTAAAACAAGGCTGGTTTCCAGCCACCTGCAATGCCCCTAGCACCGCAAAAGGCAACAAACGCAACCATGTATGCTGCGCCCGCAAATATAATCAAATTTCGGTAAGGCTCAGTCCCAGTCTCCAGCAGGAATCCCGCCAAGGGGATACCAACCAGCGCACCAAAGCTCGCAATGAAGTACGCCATGCCCGTCGACTTTCCATAGTCCTCAATCTTGCAGACGCGAGAGATGCACACGGGCGACAGGCTGATGGCAGCCCCGGACCAGAAGCCGAACAGCGTGGTGAAGGACATGATTTTGGCGTCCacatcaccggcggcgagccAGAGCCCTAGGATCAAGAGACCGCAGCAGAGAGACGTGACGCACATGGTGTTGAAGGCGCCTACGCGGTCGGCAATGTATCCAGGCAACATCCGACCGGGAATCGCGCCGGCATTGAGCAAGACGTTGAGGAGGAATGATTTCTGCAAGCCCAGTCCCTTTTCAATAGCGTATGACGATATATACGAATACGGAATGAACACGGCAAACTCCACAAAGAAGATGGCCACCACCGTAGCCCCGAACTTGACAtcgcggaggaggcggaagTCGATCAGAGCTTTGGACTTGCGTTTGGGCGGCAGCCGTTTCCGGAGAAAGATGTTTGTGACGATCAGGCTGCCCGTCGATATGAAGGCGATAATGCGCATCGCCCAGGGGAAGCCGATACGCGGCGCGAGGTACTGGATGATGAGGGAGAAgccgatgccgcccatgccgccggccgtgCAGGCTACGCCGGTTGCGAAGGCGCGGCGCTCGCAGAACCAATGGCCTATGGCGGAGAGGGCTgggttgaagaggaaggcggcgctgatgccgccgcagacGCCGAAGGAGAGGAGCATTTGATAGAATTCTGTGGATCGGTCGAGGGGGTGTTAGCGATCCATGTACGAGAAGGTAGCGGACCTGATGTTGGAGAGCTGAGCGCGGGTCATTACCTGTCGATAGACTGAGGAAGATCATTGAGGCGATCAAGCCAATGGAGCCCGGGATGAGGAGTACCCTGATATCAAACGCGTCAAATACCGGTCCTGAAATTGACTCGATCGTCAGTCACTTTTGCGGTTTTAGCAACTCTCGTAGGTATACCCACCGACTTGTGCTCCGCAGGCCgtgatgaagaaggcgtAGCATGAGAATATCCATCCTGCTTTGCTTTCGGGCACTCCCTCGAGCTCATTTTGTAGCAGCCAGCCCTGGAGAACGGAAATGGTGTTGAGGATTCCCATCGGAGGGATCATGGCGCACCACGCGccgaccaccaccatccAGGCCTGGAAGCCGCCTTCGGGATACTCGATATCGTCGTCGTGAATATCATCGTCTATTCAATTTCATTAGAGCTTCGCGCTCATGGGTTCGGAGACCGAAAAGCATGAGTTGGTTCAGACTTACGTATGTCCAATACGGTCTTTGGGGTTTGAAGTGTGGGTTGGGGTGCTTCGGGGAAAGCTTCGATGCTTGCATGATCGTTCGAGGGCCGATGAGGCATTCCAGTGCTGGAATTAGCATGTTCATCTGTGCTTAGTCCCTGTTTGTCGTTGCGAGGTTCCTCCATAGTACTTGACTTGATGTTCGCATGCCCTCATTCAAGAGAACAAGAAACTTGGCTCTGAGTATTACTTGCACAAGGCAACCTCTATGAGGCAAGTCTTACCAACAAGAGCACTATCAGGTATGAGTCAACTCAGGAGTCAGAcacgacgaggaagacgataCTGCCGTTCGACGTCTGTTGCGTGAAGCGTGCAATGGCTAGTCATTGAGGGATTTGGAGACCGCCGGACCGGGCCGAGTTCTTGAGAACCTGAGGGGTAAGCAAAACAGAACGCATCGACTGCGATCAGCGTGGGGATGCCCCCACCTTCTTATCCAGGCACTTAGGGGAATTAGTCACGAAATGTCACTGGAGCTTGCTGATAAGCCAGGCCCTATCTTGACAGTGACCGAACAATTAAAGAACAAGATGTTAAGGCTGCAGGCGAGGACACTTGGTGAGTTGATGTTAAACAATGCTTGGGGGAAAATGCCCATATTGGAGAAACGACAATATCTGGATGTTACTACTTTAATAACATACAGTTGAAAGAAATAGCACCAGTGCCCTCTCTGCATTTGATCTCCTGTGTATGTAAGTACGGAGCTGCATGCACATAGCCAAACACAGAGCCCTTTTACGTGTTTAGTTCTGCTAGATCTGTTCATTGATATACCTTGGCCTTATCAAATAAAGACCTTGTGCGACTTTTTGCAACGGTCAAAGACCAAACGTGTGCGTGCCTTGTAGCACCCTAGCTGAATGACAACACAGCATGCGGGCGACCCCCTTCGGCTACGAGTTACGTACATAAATGTGAGTATTTGGTCGACAGCTAGCTAATCATGTCGTCCAAACATGTTCCGGGTATCAAACGCCAATACAAGTTTACAAGAGTTGTCTAACCTTCCCCAAAGCCAAAGATATCCTTCATCCGGGAAACGAAGCATCAAAACCATCTTCCATCCTTCATTCCCAAGAGTGAGCCACGGCTATGGCCGGGCTCTCGTAGTAGACTCCATTCCCATTTCTTCCAATCTCCAGTGCTCGTCCTCTTCTACCCTCGATAGTGGTCATTTTAATATAATTAAAGACTCACGTGGCAAGATAAGGCGGCATTCTGGTAACTCTAAACCAACTGCCAGCTTCTGAGATAACGCAAGAAAGGCCGCAGGCGGCCTGGATGTTCGCATGTCCCAATGGAATCGATGTGAATGTACGGACTCTTTCGGATCCTCCAGGAGAAGGCCATAGAAAGGCGAAACACCAAAAGGCAGCCCAGTCAAATTAGGCGGTATCCTCGCCGGCAATGGCGATGCCACCGGAAGTCGTCTCGATAACCTTGTATCCATCGGCATTGGCAGTGCCCCGGGCAGCTTGGGAGTAGGCCTCGTCGCTCCTGTAAAGCAGTCAGCAATTATTGTCTGGAATGTACGCCACGATGGAAACCCTACCTGTCGCAAAGCACGTCGAGATCCTTGTCGCTGAGAATCTCGTGCTCTCCCGAGCGCTTGAAGATCTGGCCATCCTTCAACAGCAGAGACTTCAGCGTCTCCTTGTCCAGATCCTCTTGAAGATCCACCTTCTGGCCCATGGTCTTGAACGAGCCCTTCTTGATAACCAGCTTCTCCAGACGGCGCTTGGCATCGGCGCTCAGGAgaagctcctcctcgacagTGCCCTTCGTAGCGAGTCGGTAGACAATGACGGGACGGGTCTGACCGATGCGATGGCAGCGATCCTGAGCCTGGAGATCCTGCTGGGGATTCCAGTCACTGTCGAAGAGGATGACGGTGTCGGCACTTGCGAGGTTGAtgccctggccgccggcgcgcgTCGAGAGCAAGAAGATCTTGAAGTCGGGGTTCTGATTGAACTCTTTAATCTGGTCACGCCGGCTCTCCTGGGAAACGGATCCATCTAGGCGGCAGGCGTTCCACTTGCGCAGCTCACAGTAGTCCTGGAGAATGTCGAGCTGGGTCTTGAACTGACTGAAGATGAGCACCTTGTGACCCCTGGAGAACAAGGTGGGGAGGAGCCGATCGAGCATGAGCATCTTGCCGGACGAGGTAACGATGCTCTCGTCAACCGGAGGGCTGCCCTCGTAGCTCCAAGGATCGAAGAAGTTGTGGGGGCTGTTGCACACGAGGCGAAGTTGCATGTCGGGGTTGCCGAGCTTCTTTGAACtcatctccttcttggcatgctcgagaagcttgaCTCGTTGCTGCTCTTCATCAGACAAGACAATGGCATTGTCGTCCTTGCTGCCCTGCTCAGCCTCATTCGCCAGTTTTGCTTCAAACTCGTCGTCGGAgagcttgtcgtcgtcgtcgggatCGGAGTCAACGTAGCAGCGTCTGCCACGAGTggctcgacctcgagtgGTGGTCGACGGGGTCGACTGTCGAGACGACTTGGCGCTCTTCGGCTGCGGAGTCTCAGAGGTGGGCGCCTCTTTGCGCTTGGAACTGGCGCGAGAAGATGCCTTGGACGGAGTCTTGGACGCCGCCGTTCCAATGTCTTGGACCTTGCTAGATGAGCTTCTAGCTCGGTTCATCATAGCCGAGAATGCGttggtcttcttgggctcAAGCACCGCCTTCGACTCTGCCTTTCTAGGGCTGCTTCGGATAGGAATGTCTGCCTGTTTCGCAGGGGCAGCCTCCAACTTGACAGGCACGTTGAGGGCAGCAGTCAATCGTTCGACTACCTTGTTTTCCAAGTACGCACGGGTGTCAATCTTCTTGTCGTTAATGGCGTTATAAATGTCTGTCTGCTCCTTGGTCATCGGGGCGAAGAGGATGTACTCGCGCTTCTTGGGGAGGTGAgcggcgacatcggccttGACTCGAcgcagaagaagaggttgAAGAATGACGTGAATCTTTTTGATCAACTCTTGGTTCTCGCGGTCGGCAATGAAACCCTCGGTGCCTTCCTCGTCCTGTAAATCGTCAAAATTGAACCACTCTTCGAAGGCCTCCCAGTCTTTGAAAATGCCAGGTAAGAGGAAGTGGAGAAGAGCCCAGAGCTCCCGGAGGTTATTCTGCAGAGGCGTGCCCGTGATGAGCATTCGGGTTGCCGAGGTAAAgttctcgagctcctggaaCAGCTTGGATTCGAAGTTCTTCATGCGGTGGCCCTCGTCCTGAGAAGTGGTCAGCACACGGAGGTCCGGAAGCATGGCGTGGGCACAGGCTCTCACTCACAATGATGATGAAAGCCCACTTGAACTTTGCCAGAGTAGCTCGTTCTCTAAGAACCATCTCGTACGAGGTGCAGACTACGGGGAACTTTTTCGTGGGCACTCCATTCTTGATGTTCGGGTCCAGCTGCTCTTTTCTAATCTTGGCCCGCTGCTTGGCGTCTCCATGAAACAGCACGACGGGGATATCGGGGCACCACTTCTCGAACTCGTCCATCCAGTTGGATAGGGTGCTGAGGGGTGCGACGATCAAGTGAGGGCCCAAATAGTTCTGTTCTCTGGTATGGGCGATGAGGGAAATGGTCTGAACCGTCTTGCCTGTGGAAAAGTAAGTCGCTAGGACGGAGGTTGAAGGAAGTGTAATCGGGCAAGCTGTGCAAGAGCGAGACACTCACCAAGACCCATCTCATCGGCAAGGATTCCGGACAGGCCCTGGAGGCAGATCTCAGCCATCCAGGTGAGACCCTCGAGTTGATAGTCACGCATTTCGCCGCCGGTCAGCAGCTTGGGCTGAGTGGCCATATCCAACTTGTGATCTCCGAGTGTTTCGCCATCCAGACTGGTGCCGACGCGGCCCAAGGCCTGTGTCTTGGTGCGAAGCATGTCACTGAAAGCGGCAGACCTGGCGAGCAGGCCCTCCAGCTCCCTGGCCCGtctctgcctctcttccTTGCTCAGctcattcttcttcttacGGCGGTTCTTGGCGTTCTGTGCCTTCTTAGCCGCCTTCGTCTTTCTCTCATTGGCGGCGCgagccttggcctcctcttcgacgaTGCTCTTAAAAGCGGCATCAATGGGCTCAACACTGTCGTCCCTgggaggcgaagaaggggcGCTGGTGTCTAGGCGTCTTCTGTTGGTGGACAGGACAGACTCGACCTCGGAAGTGGCGGAGGAGTCCATGGCGAGAGAGCGAGTGCGACGTTTGCGACGCGAGCAAGCCTAGACAAGAACGTTCTTCTGCGATTTTCCTGGCAACGTAGCCTGTTGTCTCCCGTTGACCTGTTGCGAAAGCCGACAGtgagaagaaagggaagcaGGAAAGCAGCAGCAAAACGCGGCGAAAATCGATGATGATATTGCCACCAGCACGCTAAGATTAGCGGTTTGGGCTTGGTCTGTGCCTGCCTGTGCCCCTGGGAGATAATGTGGGAAGCTGGAAAGATGCAATtgaggaaaaagaaaggccCAAGAGAAGAATTGGCCTTGATGGCAAACTGAAGTGACAAGATTGGCGGGTTACGGCCAGTAGAGAAGTGCAAGTTGGGGGGGGAACTGGTCAGCGGTTGGCGGCGAATGATGGGCGTAAGGTGGGAAGGAGACGCAGGAACAGACGGGCTTCAGCTGCTGGCGTAGGGGGCGCGATCCGCGGGGCAAAAAAAGACCGGGGCGCGACGCGAAAGGCGGCATCACGTGGGTTCGTGTCGTATTCAATTAAAGCCCCggtcttttcttttttttcttttttttcttcctttttttcttttttatCTTTTTCTATTGTATGTCATTCAGATAGCCATCGTCATCGAAGCACCAGACAAGGTACGTACTCCGTCATTGAAACacaagggggaggggatcaGGACCCAAAAGCATGCTGTCTTTTCTTATTTCTTCAGTTTAtcttccttttttttgtTTACTCTATTCTGGTGGCAGGCAAAAGTAAAACCCCCTTGCTGGGTAGATCCGGCCATGCTTCCTTGATTACCTCAGCGAGGAGTGCTTTAGAATTCTTGTGCACATCGAGCATAAATCTAGCCAGTGAGAGTCACTATTAAGGCTGTGGATCATGGCTCCATGCTACCTGTTGGGATCTTAAACTTACCCCCAACACCATAGTATGTTAATCGTTGGATGTTTTCCAAGGCAGATTGTTGTTAGTCTTGTCGGTTCTGCCTGGTGTAGGTCCCAAGGAGGAACGCCTGGCTGTCACTATGCCTGTTCATCTGCTGTCGACACGGCCTAGAGAGGTGCAACCGTAGCTCTTGAGATTCAATAACTACAGAGGGTAGCCGtaacgtacatgcatagcaagtggcccatca
Protein-coding sequences here:
- a CDS encoding Putative NADP-dependent oxidoreductase domain-containing protein, which produces MSWSCIKLASVPCTEIPFSKNRSNSHPSPLLPITISPAPQPTTKDNMSPPASLPARRLAKTGPEITAIGVGLMGLSVAYGKPLPDEERLAFLDRAWELGATNWDTADAYGDNEDVLGKWFARHPERRADIFLASKFGLRVVFGDAGSYSLKIDSSPAYCREACERSLQRLRVDSIDLYYVHRLDEVTPIEKTIEEMVKLKNEGKIKYLGISECSSATLRRAHAVHPISAVQVEYNPWSLEIEGAAGTNLLQTCRELGVTVFAYSPLGRGIMTGRFRSVDDFDAEDVRRQMPRYAGDNFRKNTELVDKFAAIGKERHGCTAGQLTLAWLLAQGEDVIPIPGTKRVEFLEENIGALKVALGKEEEKELRRLVDEADVQGERGALLGNYSDSPAL
- a CDS encoding Putative major facilitator superfamily, MFS transporter superfamily, which produces MEEPRNDKQGLSTDEHANSSTGMPHRPSNDHASIEAFPEAPQPTLQTPKTVLDIHDDIHDDDIEYPEGGFQAWMVVVGAWCAMIPPMGILNTISVLQGWLLQNELEGVPESKAGWIFSCYAFFITACGAQVGPVFDAFDIRVLLIPGSIGLIASMIFLSLSTEFYQMLLSFGVCGGISAAFLFNPALSAIGHWFCERRAFATGVACTAGGMGGIGFSLIIQYLAPRIGFPWAMRIIAFISTGSLIVTNIFLRKRLPPKRKSKALIDFRLLRDVKFGATVVAIFFVEFAVFIPYSYISSYAIEKGLGLQKSFLLNVLLNAGAIPGRMLPGYIADRVGAFNTMCVTSLCCGLLILGLWLAAGDVDAKIMSFTTLFGFWSGAAISLSPVCISRVCKIEDYGKSTGMAYFIASFGALVGIPLAGFLLETGTEPYRNLIIFAGAAYMVAFVAFCGARGIAGGWKPALF
- a CDS encoding Putative helicase, EF-Hand 1, calcium-binding, P-loop containing nucleoside triphosphate hydrolase, translated to MDSSATSEVESVLSTNRRRLDTSAPSSPPRDDSVEPIDAAFKSIVEEEAKARAANERKTKAAKKAQNAKNRRKKKNELSKEERQRRARELEGLLARSAAFSDMLRTKTQALGRVGTSLDGETLGDHKLDMATQPKLLTGGEMRDYQLEGLTWMAEICLQGLSGILADEMGLGKTVQTISLIAHTREQNYLGPHLIVAPLSTLSNWMDEFEKWCPDIPVVLFHGDAKQRAKIRKEQLDPNIKNGVPTKKFPVVCTSYEMVLRERATLAKFKWAFIIIDEGHRMKNFESKLFQELENFTSATRMLITGTPLQNNLRELWALLHFLLPGIFKDWEAFEEWFNFDDLQDEEGTEGFIADRENQELIKKIHVILQPLLLRRVKADVAAHLPKKREYILFAPMTKEQTDIYNAINDKKIDTRAYLENKVVERLTAALNVPVKLEAAPAKQADIPIRSSPRKAESKAVLEPKKTNAFSAMMNRARSSSSKVQDIGTAASKTPSKASSRASSKRKEAPTSETPQPKSAKSSRQSTPSTTTRGRATRGRRCYVDSDPDDDDKLSDDEFEAKLANEAEQGSKDDNAIVLSDEEQQRVKLLEHAKKEMSSKKLGNPDMQLRLVCNSPHNFFDPWSYEGSPPVDESIVTSSGKMLMLDRLLPTLFSRGHKVLIFSQFKTQLDILQDYCELRKWNACRLDGSVSQESRRDQIKEFNQNPDFKIFLLSTRAGGQGINLASADTVILFDSDWNPQQDLQAQDRCHRIGQTRPVIVYRLATKGTVEEELLLSADAKRRLEKLVIKKGSFKTMGQKVDLQEDLDKETLKSLLLKDGQIFKRSGEHEILSDKDLDVLCDRSDEAYSQAARGTANADGYKVIETTSGGIAIAGEDTA